The Burkholderia latens genome segment GCCGACGCCGCAGTACGGGCACACGCTCTTGACGGAAGTGGCGGTCATGCGCGTTCCTCGACGGTCACGCCGCCACCCACACGAAACCGTCCTCGACGCGTGACGGATACGCGCTCACCGATTGCTCGGGCGATTCGAGACATTCGCCGGTTCGCAGATCGAAATGCTGCTTGTACAGCGGCGATGCGACGACGATGCGCTCGCCGACGCTGCCGATCAGCCCGCGAGACATCACGGCCGCCTGCGACACAGGATCGACGTTGTCGATCGCGAACACCCCGCCTTCGGGATGCGCGACATGAAACACCGCGACCTGCTCGCCGTTGACGAGCGCGCATACGCCGGTGTTCGGCACGATGTCGTCGAGCGGGCACACGCGGATCCAGGACAGCGGAAGACGGTCGTTCATGATGGGCTCCTTCGCAAAGTTGCTCGTATCGGTCGGGATCAAACGGTTGCGGGTTCGGCGACGACCGGAATCGCGACAGGCTTGCCGCGCACGCGCTCGTCGGGCGTCGCGGGACGAATCTGCCCGCGGGTCTCGACGAACGCGATGGTCGTGTCGGGCGCGTCGCTGTTCACGAAGTGGCGGAAGCGCTTGCGCGTGTCCGGATCGGTGACGGCCTTCTTCCATTCGCATTCGTACGTGTCGACCACATGCTGCATGTCGGCTTCGAGTTCGGCCGCGATCCCGAGCTTGTCGTGCACGACGACGTCGATCAGGTAGTCGAGCCCGCCTTCGAGGTTGTCGCGCCACACGCTCGTGCGCTGCAGCCGGTCGGCCGTGCGCACGTAGAACATCAGGAAGCGGTCGATGTAGCGGATCAGCGTGTCGCGATCGAGGTCGGACGCGATCAGTTCCGCGTGGCGCGGCTTCATCCCGCCGTTGCCGCACACGTACAGGTTCCAGCCCTTCTCGGTCGCGATGATGCCGACGTCCTTGCCCTGGGCTTCCGCGCACTCGCGCGTGCAGCCCGACACGCCGAACTTGATCTTGTGCGGCGCGCGCAGCCCCTTGTAGCGGTGTTCGATGTCGATCGCGAGGCCGACCGAATCGTCGACGCCGTAGCGGCACCACGTCGAGCCGACGCACGACTTCACGGTGCGCACCGCCTTGCCGTATGCGTGGCCCGATTCGAAGCCGGCCGCGATCAGCTCTTCCCAGATCGACGGCAGTTGCTCGACGCGCGCGCCGAACAGGTCGACGCGCTGGCCGCCGGTGATCTTCGTGTAGAGCCCGTACTTCTTCGCGACCTGGCCGACTGCGATCAATCCTTCCGGCGTCACTTCGCCGCCCGGCATCCGCGGCACGACCGAATACGTGCCGTCGCGCTGGATGTTCGCGAGGTAGTAGTCGTTCGAATCCTGCAGCCCCGCATGCTCCTTCTTCAGCACGAATTCGTTGAAGCACGATGCGAGGATGCCGGCGACGGCCGGCTTGCACACGTCGCAGCCGAGGCCGCGGCCGTGCTTGCGCAGCAGGTCGTCGAACGTCGTGATCCGCTCGACGCGGATCAGATGGAACAGCTCCTGCCGCGAATGCGCGAAGTGCTCGCACAGATGGTTGTTGACGGCCAGGCCCTGCTTCTTCATCTCGGCCTTCATGATCTGCGTGACGAGCGGCACGCAGCCGCCGCACGACGTGCCCGCACCCGTGCACGACTTCAGCGCGCCGAGGCTCGTCGCGCCGTCGGCCACCGCCGCGCAGATCTGCGACTTCGACACGTTGTTGCACGAGCAGATTTGTGCGCCTTCCGGCAGCGCGTCGACGCCGAGCGCAGGCTTCGCCGCGCCGTCCGACGACGGCAAAATCAGGAATTCGGGCTGCTCGGGCAGCTCGATGCGGTTCAGCATCATCTGCAGCAGCGTGCCGTATTCGGAGGCGTCGCCGACCATCACCGCACCATGCAGGAACTTGCCGCAGTCCGACACCACCAGCTTCTTGTAGACCTGGCGGCGCTCGTCCGCGTACTGGTACGTGCGGCTGCCGGCCGTCGCGCCGTGCGCGTCGCCGATGCTCGCGACGTCGACGCCCATCAGCTTCAGCTTGGTGCTCATGTCGGCGCCGGCGAACACGGCGCCGGCGTCGCCCGCGAGGTGCTTCGCGACCACACGCGCCATGTCGTAGCCCGGCGCGACGAGGCCATACACCATCCCGTTCCATGCCGCGCATTCGCCGATCGCGTAGATGTCGGCGTCGCTCGTGCGGCATGCGTCGTCGATCGCGACGCCGCCGCGCGGGCCGATGTCGAGCCCGCACGCGCGGGCCAGTTCGTCGCGCGCGCGGATGCCCGCCGAGAACACGATCATGTCGGCGTCCAGATGCGACCCGTCCGCGAACGCCATCCGGTGCGCGCCGTCTTCGCCGTCGACGATCTCGAGCGTGTTCTTGCCCGTGTGCACGGTCACGCCGAGCGCCTCGATCTTCGCGCGCAGCATCCGGCCGCCGCCGTCGTCGACCTGCACGGCCATCAGCCGCGGCGCGAATTCCACCACGTGCGTATCGAGCCCCATGTCGCGCAGCGCTTTCGCGCACTCGAGGCCCAGCAGCCCGCCGCCGATCACCACGCCGCGCTTCGCCTGCGCGCCTGCGGCCTGCATCGCTTCGAGATCCTCGATGGTCCGGTACACGAAGCAGCCCGTGCGGTCGTGGCCCGGCACCGGCGGCACGAACGGGCGCGAGCCGGTCGCGAGCACCAGCTTGTCGTAGGCAAGCGTTTCGCCGGATGCGAGCGTGACGGTGTGCGCGGCGCGATCGATCGATGCGACGCGCGTGTTCAGGCGCAGATCGAACTGCGGATGCGTGTCGAAGAAGCCCGGCTCGACGAGCGACAGATCCTCCGCCGACTTGCCCGCGAAGAATTCGGACAGATGTACGCGGTCGTATGCCGGGCGCGGCTCTTCGCCGAGCACGGTGACCTGCAGCGGGTCGGCCGCGCCTGCATGCGTCGCCACGCATTCGAGGAGCTTGTGGCCGACCATCCCGTGGCCGATGACGATGAGTTTCATGGTGACGTCTCCCTCGGTCGATCAGTTCGCGGCGTTGGCGGCAGCCAGCGCGCGATCGCGCAGCGCGGCCTCGCGTGCCTTGTGTTCTTCGCTGAAGCGCACGGCCATCGCGCACAGCGCGGTCGCTGTGACGATCAGGCCGAGCATGCTCAGCGTGTACTGCACGTCGCCCATGCCCTTCAGCAGGAAGGACGCGGCTACCGCGCCGACGTTGCCGCCCGCGCCGACGATCCCCGCGACGCCGCCGAGTGCGTTGCGATCGATGAAAGGCACGAGTGCGTAGGTCGCGCCGCACGCCATGTGCGTGAACAGGCCGAACGTGAGCATCGCGACGAGCGCCATGCCGATCCCCTGTGCATGCGAGAACCAGATGAGTCCGAGCCCTTCGCCGACGATCAGCGCGCACAGCAGCATCGCGCGCACGTCGAGGCTGCGGCGCGCGGCGATGCGGTCGGACAGCCAGCCGCCGAGCGCGCGCGCGAACAGCGCGAGCAGGCCGAACAGCCCGACCGCGAAACCGGCGTCCTTCAGCGACAGCTTGAAGTGATCGACGTAGTACAGCGCGGCGATGTTGTGGATGAACACTTCGACGCCGAAGCATGCGCCGTATGTGACGAACAGCATCCACACGCGATAGTTGCCGCATGCGGTGAAGAAGCTCCCCCAGCCGCCCTTCTTGCCGCTGTCGACCGTCACGCCCTGCTTGCGCAGCGCGACGAAATCGCCTTGCGGGCAATCCTGCGTGAAGCGCCAGTACGCCCAGGCCATCGCCAGCATCGCGATTCCCGGCACGATCAGCGCGACACGCCACGACGCGTCGTCGCCGAAGCCGAGCATCACGCCGGCGGCAACGAGCAGCGGCATCATCGCCTGCGTCGCGCCCGCGCCCGCATTGCCCCAGCCGGCCGTCGTCGCATTCGCGGTGCCGACCACGTTCGGCGCGAACATCACCGACGTGTGGTACTGCGTGATCACGAAGCCCGCGCCGATCGCGCCGATGCCGAGGCGGCAGATCAGGAACGACAGGTAGTCGTGCGTGAACGACACCGCGAACACGGGGATCGCGCCCATCAGGAGCAGGCCCGCATACACGCGGCGCGGGCCGAAGCGGTCGCACATCGGGCCGACCAGCAGCCGCACCGCGATCGTCGCGGCCACCGCGGCGATGTTGATGTTCGCGACCTGCGCGGCGGTGAGATGGAATTCGCGTGAAATCAGCGGCATCAGCGGCGCGCACGCGAACCACGCGAAGAAGCACACGAAGAATGCCATCCACGTCATGTGGAACGCGCGCATCGGCGCGGTGCGGAAGCTGAAGAGATCGATACGGGTTGCTTTGTCGGTCATGTCATCCGCCAAACGAAAAACGGCGTCCTGCGCACCCGGTCTCGTCGAGAGACCCGATGCGTAGGACGCCGTTGCCCATGAAGCCCGTTGCCGGGCGCGTCGGTATTCGGTACTGCGGACGGATCGCCATTGACCCGCCCGAACGACCTAACGCAAGCGACGTGCCATGTCGGCGTCCATCGCGCCGCGAGCCGCGCCGTACAAGGCGCACCGCGCATCGGGCGCGCCGCAGTGCTGCGTCGCGCGCTATCCGTCGCGATGCATCGAGGCACAGATGTGGTGCGCTGCAGCACTACCGGCGTGCGACTTCGCGGTGCGCGCTCACGGGACGCGATGCACAGCGATGCGGCATTGCGTGCGCAGCGGCGCCACCGCTGCATGCATGTCGACGGCCGACGCCGCCGCGCCGGCGCGTCACGCCGCAGGCCGCGCGCTCCCCGGTCGGCCGAGTTGGCCCGGATATTGCTGAATTCGCTGCACACACCGGCAACGGCGCCGGTGGGCAGTCCCCGCAGATGCAGGCCCGCCGTCGCAGGTGGGCGCAGCCAATCCGCAATCAGGACAACGACGTCCTCCCGTGCATGCACGGCCGGATGCCGTGGTCCCCGCGACCGCCCGCCGCCGCGCAGCGACACGCAATCGACCGCCCCATGCAGGCGGCACTGGAACACGACATGACGACAGGCAAAGTCACGCTGCTGGGCGCCGGGCCCGGCGACCCCGATCTCCTGACGCTGAAGGCCGCGAAGGCGCTGGCAGCAGCCGACGTGTTGCTGCTCGACGATCTCGTCGCGCCCGGCATCGTCGAACTCGCACCGCACGCGCGCGTGATCCGCGTCGGCAAGCGCGGCGGCTGCCGCTCCACGCCCCAGGCGTTCATCGAGAAGCTGATGCGCCGCTACGCGCTGCGCGGCGCGCACGTCGTGCGCGTGAAAGGCGGCGACGCACTGCTGTTCGGCCGCGCCGGCGAAGAACTTGCGACGCTGCGCGCCGCCGCGATTCCGGTCGACATCGTCAACGGCATCTCGTCGGGCTTCGCGGCTGCCGCGAGCCTCGGCATCTCGCTCACGCACCGCGAGCACTGTCAGGGCGTGACGTTCGTCACCGCGCACCGCCAGGATCACGGCGAGCCGGACTGGGCGGCGCTTGCCGCCACCGGCACCACGCTCGCGATCTACATGGGCATGAGCCGCGTCGACAACATCGCGGCCGGCCTGCTCGCCGCGCTGCCCGCCGCGACACCCGCCGCCGCCGTGCAATGGGCCGGCACGCCGCGCGAGCGCCGCTGGACCGGCACGCTCGGCGGTCTCGCGCACGGTGTCGCCGCGGCCGGACTCGGCAGCCCGGCCGTGATGCTCGTCGGCGCGGCGATCGGCGAAGCGTCCGTGCAGCAGACCGATGCTGCCGCGCTCGCGATGCTGTCGCGGGCCGCGTAATGCCAAACGTCATGCAGAACGTCATGCCGAAGGTCATGCCGAACGCGATGCAGCACGTCATGCGCGACGCCGTGCCGTACCCGCCGCACGCCCGCACCATTGGCCGCAGCGGCGCTCGCTCGGGCTACGAGCAAGCCGGACGCGCTCCCCGGCGTGCGCCGACATCCGGCCGCGCCGTGCTCGCGTCGCTCACCCGCTGCCCCGAAGCCCGTCCGTCCGCGTTCGCGTCATGAGTTCGTCCGCCCCGTCCGCACGCCTGCGCGTGCTGCTCGTCACGGATACAGACAAGCCGATCGGCGAGCTCGGCGATGCGCTCGCGCGCCTCGGCTACGAAATGCTGAACGACGTCGCGACGCCCGCGCGCCTGCCCGCCGCCGTCGAGGAGCAGCGCCCCGACGTCGTGATCATCGATACCGATTCGCCGTCGCGCGACACGCTCGAGCAACTGGCCGTGATGCACGCGACCGCGCCGCGCCCCGTGCTGATGTTCAGCCACGATGCGGACCAGGCGCTGATTCATGCGGCCGTCGGCGCGGGCGTGAGCGCGTATCTCGTCGAAGGGCTGTCGGCCGAGCGTCTCGCGCCCATCCTCGAAGTCGCGCTCGCGCGCTTCTCGCACGACGATGCATTGCGCCGCCGCCTCGCCGACGTCGAGCGCGAACTCGCCGAACGCAAGCTGATCGATCGCGCGAAGCGCCTGCTGATGGATCGGCGCAGGCTGTCCGAACACGATGCGTATGCGCTGCTGCGCAAGCGCGCAATGGACCAGGGGCTGCGCATCGTCGACGTCGCGCGGCAACTGGTCGACGCGTCACCTCATTGACCGCCATGAATACTCCATTTCCCGCCGCGCCGGAACGCGCGCATCTTCGCCTCGGGTTCGTCGCGCTGAGCGACGCGGCCCCGCTGATCGTCGCGCAGCGGCTGAACCTCGGCGCGCGCCACGGCCTGACGCTCGCGTTGAGCCGCCAGCCGTCCTGGGCCGCCGTGCGCGACAAGCTGCTGACGGGCGAGCTCGACGCCGCGCACGCGCTGTACGGGCTCGTATGCGGATTGCAGCTCGGCATCGGCGGCCCGCAGACCGACATGGCCGCGCTGATGGTCCTCAACCGCAACGGCCAGGCGATCACGTTCGCGCGCGGGCTAGCCGACGCCTATCGCGCGAGCGGCGACGCACGCGCGGCGTTCGCGACGCTCGGCCGCAAACCGCTGCTCGCGCAGACCTTTCCGACCGGCACGCATGCAATGTGGCTCAACTACTGGCTCGCATCGCACGGCATCGATCCGCTGCGCGACGTGCGCAGCGTCGTGATCCCGCCGCCGGAGATGGTTGCGGCGCTCGCGAGCGGCGAACTCGACGGCTTCTGTGCGGGCGAGCCGTGGCACGCGGTCGCCGACGCGTGCGGCGCTGGCCGGACCGTCGCCGTCACGAGCGAGATCTGGCCCGATCATCCGGAGAAGGTGCTGGCCGCGCGACGCGAATTCGTCGCGCTCTATCCGGCCACCGCGCGCGCATTGATCCGCACGCTCGTCGATGCATGCGCATGGCTCGACGACGACGCCCATCGCCGTGAAGCCGCCGGCTGGCTCGCGTCGCCGGATGCGCTCGGCGTACCGGCGCGGCTGATCGCGCCGCGCCTGCTCGGCGACTACGGCGCGGGGCCGTTCGTGCAGCCGCCGCTGCCGATCCGGTTCCACGATGGCGGCGCCGTGAACCGGCCCGATCCGCGCGACGGCATGTGGTTCCTGTCGCAATACCGGCGTTGGGGCATGCTCGACGCCGCGCATGACGACGCGGCGATCGCCGCGGCAATCGCGCAAACGGCGTTGTATGATGCTGCGGTCGCCGAAGGCGGCGCTGCGGCCATGTGATCCCGCCCCTCGGGCCGGTCCCGCAACGCAGCACCCGTCCGGCGCGGCGGGCGGCACCGACACGCCGCGGCCCGCACCGGCGCGCCGCGCCGCATCGACGCCATTGCGTGTCGTGCGGCCACTCCGTTCCCGATCAGATTCGATGCCGAAACCACCGCGCACGCCACTCGACGTGCTGCTCACCGAAATCCGCGCTTGCCGCGCATGCGAAGCCGACCTGCCGCTCGGCCCGCGCCCTGTCGTGCGCGCGCATCGCGACGCACGCATCCTGATCGTCGGCCAAGCGCCCGGCGCCCGCGTCCACGCGAGCGGCATCCCGTGGGACGATGCGAGCGGCAAGCGGCTGCGCGACTGGCTCGGCGTCGACGCCGACACGTTCTACGACGACACGCGCTTCGCGATCGTGCCGATGGGGTTTTGCTACCCGGGCCGCGGCGCGGGCGGCGACAACCCGCCGCGCCCCGAATGCGCACCGCGGTGGAACGCGCGGCTGCTCGGCGAACTGCCGTCGCTCCGGCTCACGCTACTGATCGGCCAGTACGCGCAACGGTACTTCCTGCGCGACTCGCGCAAGGCCACGCTGACCGACACGGTCGGCGCGTGGCGCGACTACGGCCCCGGCGTGCTGCCGCTGCCGCATCCGTCTCCGCGCAACCAGGCATGGTTCAAACATCATCCGTGGTTCGATGCCGAGGTCGTGCCCGAACTGCGCCGGCGCGTCGCGCCGCTGGTCGCACGCTGACGAGCGCGATCGCGCACACTCCCCACGCGAATGACCCGAAACGACATCGATTTCGCCTGCACCGGCTGCGGCCGATGCTGCCATGACCTGCGTATTCCGCTGACGGTGGCCGAGGCCACGGCATGGGTGCAGCGCGGCGGCGGCCGCGTCGAACTGCTGTGCGACGCGATGCCATGGCCTGTCGAGCCCGCGCCGGACGATGCATTCGCCGCGTACAAGCGCGCGCGTTCGTCGCCTGCGCTCAGCGGCACGCTGCCGATACGCGTCACCGTCGTCATCACCGCGTCGCATGCGGGGCCATGCCCGAACCTGCTCGGCGACCTGCGCTGCGGGATCTACGACGAACGGCCGCTGGTGTGCCGGATCTATCCGGCCGAAGTCAATCCGTTCGTGCCGTTGACGCCGGACGGCAAGGCGTGCCCGTCCGACGCGTGGCAGCATGCGCCGCTGATGCGAGGCGGCACGATCGTCGATGCGCTTACACGCGAGAACGTCGCGCGCGCAAGAGCCGCGAGCGAGGCCGAAACGCCATTGCGCGCGCGACTTGCCGCGGCGCTCGGAATCGATACGGCGGCTGTT includes the following:
- the cobA gene encoding uroporphyrinogen-III C-methyltransferase, giving the protein MTTGKVTLLGAGPGDPDLLTLKAAKALAAADVLLLDDLVAPGIVELAPHARVIRVGKRGGCRSTPQAFIEKLMRRYALRGAHVVRVKGGDALLFGRAGEELATLRAAAIPVDIVNGISSGFAAAASLGISLTHREHCQGVTFVTAHRQDHGEPDWAALAATGTTLAIYMGMSRVDNIAAGLLAALPAATPAAAVQWAGTPRERRWTGTLGGLAHGVAAAGLGSPAVMLVGAAIGEASVQQTDAAALAMLSRAA
- the nirB gene encoding nitrite reductase large subunit NirB — encoded protein: MKLIVIGHGMVGHKLLECVATHAGAADPLQVTVLGEEPRPAYDRVHLSEFFAGKSAEDLSLVEPGFFDTHPQFDLRLNTRVASIDRAAHTVTLASGETLAYDKLVLATGSRPFVPPVPGHDRTGCFVYRTIEDLEAMQAAGAQAKRGVVIGGGLLGLECAKALRDMGLDTHVVEFAPRLMAVQVDDGGGRMLRAKIEALGVTVHTGKNTLEIVDGEDGAHRMAFADGSHLDADMIVFSAGIRARDELARACGLDIGPRGGVAIDDACRTSDADIYAIGECAAWNGMVYGLVAPGYDMARVVAKHLAGDAGAVFAGADMSTKLKLMGVDVASIGDAHGATAGSRTYQYADERRQVYKKLVVSDCGKFLHGAVMVGDASEYGTLLQMMLNRIELPEQPEFLILPSSDGAAKPALGVDALPEGAQICSCNNVSKSQICAAVADGATSLGALKSCTGAGTSCGGCVPLVTQIMKAEMKKQGLAVNNHLCEHFAHSRQELFHLIRVERITTFDDLLRKHGRGLGCDVCKPAVAGILASCFNEFVLKKEHAGLQDSNDYYLANIQRDGTYSVVPRMPGGEVTPEGLIAVGQVAKKYGLYTKITGGQRVDLFGARVEQLPSIWEELIAAGFESGHAYGKAVRTVKSCVGSTWCRYGVDDSVGLAIDIEHRYKGLRAPHKIKFGVSGCTRECAEAQGKDVGIIATEKGWNLYVCGNGGMKPRHAELIASDLDRDTLIRYIDRFLMFYVRTADRLQRTSVWRDNLEGGLDYLIDVVVHDKLGIAAELEADMQHVVDTYECEWKKAVTDPDTRKRFRHFVNSDAPDTTIAFVETRGQIRPATPDERVRGKPVAIPVVAEPATV
- a CDS encoding MFS transporter, with product MTDKATRIDLFSFRTAPMRAFHMTWMAFFVCFFAWFACAPLMPLISREFHLTAAQVANINIAAVAATIAVRLLVGPMCDRFGPRRVYAGLLLMGAIPVFAVSFTHDYLSFLICRLGIGAIGAGFVITQYHTSVMFAPNVVGTANATTAGWGNAGAGATQAMMPLLVAAGVMLGFGDDASWRVALIVPGIAMLAMAWAYWRFTQDCPQGDFVALRKQGVTVDSGKKGGWGSFFTACGNYRVWMLFVTYGACFGVEVFIHNIAALYYVDHFKLSLKDAGFAVGLFGLLALFARALGGWLSDRIAARRSLDVRAMLLCALIVGEGLGLIWFSHAQGIGMALVAMLTFGLFTHMACGATYALVPFIDRNALGGVAGIVGAGGNVGAVAASFLLKGMGDVQYTLSMLGLIVTATALCAMAVRFSEEHKAREAALRDRALAAANAAN
- a CDS encoding ANTAR domain-containing response regulator, translated to MSSSAPSARLRVLLVTDTDKPIGELGDALARLGYEMLNDVATPARLPAAVEEQRPDVVIIDTDSPSRDTLEQLAVMHATAPRPVLMFSHDADQALIHAAVGAGVSAYLVEGLSAERLAPILEVALARFSHDDALRRRLADVERELAERKLIDRAKRLLMDRRRLSEHDAYALLRKRAMDQGLRIVDVARQLVDASPH
- a CDS encoding uracil-DNA glycosylase family protein translates to MPKPPRTPLDVLLTEIRACRACEADLPLGPRPVVRAHRDARILIVGQAPGARVHASGIPWDDASGKRLRDWLGVDADTFYDDTRFAIVPMGFCYPGRGAGGDNPPRPECAPRWNARLLGELPSLRLTLLIGQYAQRYFLRDSRKATLTDTVGAWRDYGPGVLPLPHPSPRNQAWFKHHPWFDAEVVPELRRRVAPLVAR
- a CDS encoding CmpA/NrtA family ABC transporter substrate-binding protein; translation: MNTPFPAAPERAHLRLGFVALSDAAPLIVAQRLNLGARHGLTLALSRQPSWAAVRDKLLTGELDAAHALYGLVCGLQLGIGGPQTDMAALMVLNRNGQAITFARGLADAYRASGDARAAFATLGRKPLLAQTFPTGTHAMWLNYWLASHGIDPLRDVRSVVIPPPEMVAALASGELDGFCAGEPWHAVADACGAGRTVAVTSEIWPDHPEKVLAARREFVALYPATARALIRTLVDACAWLDDDAHRREAAGWLASPDALGVPARLIAPRLLGDYGAGPFVQPPLPIRFHDGGAVNRPDPRDGMWFLSQYRRWGMLDAAHDDAAIAAAIAQTALYDAAVAEGGAAAM
- the nirD gene encoding nitrite reductase small subunit NirD, giving the protein MNDRLPLSWIRVCPLDDIVPNTGVCALVNGEQVAVFHVAHPEGGVFAIDNVDPVSQAAVMSRGLIGSVGERIVVASPLYKQHFDLRTGECLESPEQSVSAYPSRVEDGFVWVAA
- a CDS encoding YkgJ family cysteine cluster protein encodes the protein MTRNDIDFACTGCGRCCHDLRIPLTVAEATAWVQRGGGRVELLCDAMPWPVEPAPDDAFAAYKRARSSPALSGTLPIRVTVVITASHAGPCPNLLGDLRCGIYDERPLVCRIYPAEVNPFVPLTPDGKACPSDAWQHAPLMRGGTIVDALTRENVARARAASEAETPLRARLAAALGIDTAAVANEGFAIHAPPADALLAALHALGAGSDAAAAAEPEPAPTGWTLLTNRTVTADTLRSVGAASRLASDEAGARGRYLGFHPAA